Proteins from a genomic interval of Chroococcidiopsis thermalis PCC 7203:
- a CDS encoding cytochrome-c peroxidase has product MSHGLKHKPPNELSNKENETVFYRFVARFFAKLAATFLAGIRLFTSFLARQIGGDRLSRKLKTSITIALLVIFTVLTGHTVSAQVGSPPIVPLNQVSIPEPDNIGEFIRNKTAAIALGKTLFWDMQLGTDGNVTCATCHFKAGADSRSKNQINPGLKAGDRVFNLAGAPNYQLTAADFPFHQLEDPNNIASRVISDSNDIAGSQGVFRADFVDIVPGSDKDNVTPQPDDIFRVQGINTRRVTDRHSPSVIDAVFNFRNFWDGSAQNIFNGVDRSGLRNPEALVLQAANRRRLRDVPVRIKNSSLASQAVAPITTAVETAAEDLPIAPLVIDLSDTDNTVRVRDTNGNLVDSNSADIAASTDAIAETSATTAQSTRRRIIRRIGRKAGKKLLALPPLAKQRVAADDSVLGAFSKAPQPGLNKTYEQMIQEAFQPQWWDSNMVIRVNPNTGRRRFYRRPRNRPLSTIEYTLAEYNFSLFFGLAVQAYESTLVSSQTPFDQFLAGNRSAFTPQQQQGWQLFTRRGCIGCHASTELTAASFRNVSGRGRIGRAPIPGTPVEDTGFFAIGVRPPQEDVALGADDGFGNSLSEARLAQQGKFSQLLGENPPTLDPPLSPSDTILANGAFKTPGLRNIELTAPYFHNGGTLTLEQVIDFYSRGGDFGGLPVLNLTTNEKQAFVAFLRGLTDERVRFQRAPFDHPQLFVPNGHPGNQNAVVNDGKGQATDDLLEIPAVGRNGGNPIPDFLSNFSTTGTTLSQ; this is encoded by the coding sequence ATGAGTCATGGTTTGAAGCATAAACCACCAAACGAGTTATCGAACAAGGAAAACGAAACAGTTTTTTATCGTTTTGTGGCTCGGTTTTTTGCTAAATTAGCAGCTACTTTTTTGGCTGGTATCCGCCTTTTTACCTCATTTTTAGCTCGGCAGATTGGAGGAGATCGACTATCGAGAAAACTCAAAACTAGTATTACGATCGCCCTACTTGTGATTTTTACAGTCTTAACCGGACATACTGTATCAGCACAAGTTGGTAGTCCGCCAATCGTACCTTTAAACCAAGTATCCATTCCCGAACCCGACAATATTGGCGAATTTATTCGCAACAAAACCGCTGCGATCGCTTTGGGAAAAACTTTATTCTGGGATATGCAACTCGGTACGGACGGTAATGTCACTTGTGCCACCTGCCACTTTAAAGCAGGTGCAGACAGCCGCTCTAAAAACCAAATCAACCCAGGATTAAAAGCAGGCGATCGCGTATTTAATCTTGCTGGCGCACCTAATTACCAGTTAACAGCGGCAGATTTTCCCTTTCATCAGCTAGAAGACCCCAATAATATCGCCTCTAGGGTTATATCTGACAGCAATGATATTGCAGGCTCCCAAGGGGTATTTCGAGCTGATTTTGTCGATATCGTGCCTGGAAGCGATAAAGATAACGTCACGCCACAGCCAGATGATATCTTCAGAGTCCAAGGTATCAACACGCGGCGCGTCACAGATCGTCACTCTCCAAGTGTTATCGATGCAGTCTTTAACTTCCGTAATTTCTGGGACGGCAGCGCCCAAAATATATTTAATGGAGTCGATCGCTCTGGCTTGAGAAACCCAGAAGCTTTAGTCTTACAAGCCGCTAACCGCAGGCGCTTGCGGGATGTACCAGTCAGAATTAAAAATTCGTCTTTGGCTTCCCAAGCCGTAGCACCCATAACCACAGCAGTTGAGACAGCAGCTGAAGATTTGCCAATAGCACCATTAGTCATCGATTTATCTGATACGGATAACACCGTGAGGGTGAGGGATACTAACGGTAATTTAGTTGATAGTAACAGTGCCGATATCGCCGCCTCAACAGATGCGATCGCGGAAACTAGCGCTACGACAGCACAATCGACTCGCCGGAGAATCATCAGGAGAATAGGGAGAAAGGCAGGTAAAAAACTCCTGGCTTTGCCACCTTTAGCAAAACAGCGCGTTGCTGCCGATGACAGCGTTTTAGGAGCTTTTAGTAAAGCACCTCAGCCAGGTTTAAACAAAACCTACGAGCAGATGATTCAAGAAGCTTTCCAACCTCAGTGGTGGGACTCTAACATGGTGATTCGCGTCAATCCGAATACGGGTAGGCGGAGATTCTATCGCCGACCGCGAAATCGCCCTCTATCAACAATTGAGTATACGCTGGCGGAATACAATTTCTCGCTATTTTTTGGATTAGCAGTTCAAGCCTATGAATCTACTCTAGTTTCCAGCCAAACGCCCTTCGACCAATTCTTAGCAGGAAACCGCAGTGCTTTTACCCCGCAGCAACAGCAGGGATGGCAGCTTTTCACTCGCAGGGGTTGTATTGGCTGTCATGCAAGTACAGAACTAACTGCGGCTTCGTTTCGGAATGTTTCTGGTCGTGGCAGAATCGGTAGAGCGCCAATTCCTGGAACCCCTGTGGAAGATACGGGATTTTTTGCCATTGGAGTTAGACCTCCACAGGAAGACGTTGCTTTAGGTGCTGATGATGGGTTTGGCAATTCGCTCTCTGAAGCACGGTTGGCACAGCAAGGGAAATTCTCGCAACTATTAGGAGAAAATCCACCCACGCTCGATCCACCCCTAAGTCCCAGCGATACCATCCTGGCGAATGGAGCCTTCAAAACTCCAGGACTGAGAAATATAGAACTGACTGCTCCTTATTTCCACAACGGCGGAACTTTGACTTTGGAGCAAGTGATAGATTTTTACAGTCGCGGTGGAGATTTTGGCGGTTTGCCAGTGCTGAATTTGACCACTAATGAAAAACAAGCGTTCGTCGCCTTCCTACGCGGACTGACCGATGAGCGAGTTCGCTTTCAAAGAGCGCCCTTCGACCACCCACAGCTTTTTGTTCCCAACGGACACCCAGGTAACCAAAATGCTGTAGTTAATGATGGTAAAGGACAAGCCACAGACGATTTGCTAGAAATTCCTGCCGTGGGACGTAATGGAGGCAATCCGATTCCAGATTTCCTGTCTAATTTCTCTACGACGGGGACAACTTTGAGTCAGTAA
- a CDS encoding ROK family protein: MTNDHQVIGIDLGGSAIKLGRFLPDGTCLQSLTVPTPQPATPTAVLLAMVEAIAQVDPQRQAVAIGVGTPGPADAAGRIAKVAINLPDWYNVPLADWLEAKTGLPTVVANDANCAGVGEAWLGVGRKFKHFILLTIGTGVGGAIILNGELFIGHRGASGELGLITLHPDGPPCKSGNQGSLEQYVSVTAIRRRTGKEPAELGALAEAGDPAALQFWSEYGKDLGAGLASLVYVLSPEAVAIGGGACACAEFFFPATWAEIERRVEPCSREGLQLVCAELGNQAGIVGAAKLALTKVVGNW, translated from the coding sequence ATGACAAATGACCATCAAGTCATCGGTATCGATTTGGGCGGTTCTGCAATTAAGTTAGGGCGATTTTTGCCGGATGGGACTTGCTTGCAGTCTTTAACCGTACCTACGCCCCAACCAGCTACGCCAACAGCGGTACTATTGGCAATGGTAGAGGCGATCGCTCAAGTCGATCCGCAACGGCAAGCGGTGGCGATTGGTGTCGGAACTCCCGGTCCCGCTGATGCGGCGGGGCGAATTGCGAAAGTTGCGATTAATCTTCCTGACTGGTACAACGTTCCTTTAGCCGATTGGTTAGAAGCAAAAACGGGTTTACCGACAGTCGTTGCTAACGATGCCAATTGTGCGGGCGTAGGGGAAGCGTGGTTGGGGGTAGGGCGCAAGTTCAAGCATTTTATTTTATTGACTATAGGTACGGGTGTCGGTGGGGCAATTATCCTTAATGGCGAGTTATTTATCGGACATCGGGGCGCATCTGGGGAACTGGGACTCATTACCTTGCATCCTGATGGTCCACCCTGTAAAAGTGGCAATCAAGGCTCTTTAGAACAGTACGTTTCGGTAACAGCGATCCGACGGCGCACGGGCAAGGAACCAGCCGAGTTAGGCGCTTTGGCTGAAGCTGGAGATCCCGCGGCTTTGCAATTTTGGTCGGAATATGGTAAGGATTTAGGAGCAGGGTTGGCAAGTCTGGTATACGTACTATCGCCAGAAGCAGTGGCGATCGGTGGTGGTGCGTGTGCGTGTGCGGAGTTTTTCTTTCCTGCAACATGGGCTGAAATTGAGCGTCGAGTTGAACCCTGTTCCCGCGAGGGTTTGCAGTTAGTTTGCGCCGAGTTAGGCAATCAAGCCGGAATCGTGGGAGCGGCTAAATTGGCTTTGACAAAGGTAGTTGGTAACTGGTGA
- a CDS encoding mannosyltransferase family protein, whose protein sequence is MRNELRFAACMWLLSRSVVAVAMLFIAPALPKPPGGVIPNFGWRVFSHWDSVFYQQIATSGYAGDNVAFFPLFPLCIRALMLLGLSAEVAGVLVNNLAFLGALLLLANWMARQYGTNAARWSAAVLAWCPLSLFGTVVYTEGLYLLCSTATLRAFEFKQYPGVALWGMLATATRPTGIAIVPALIIAAWKERRQSIAYLASLAAGSGLLLYSLYCRIYLGDWLAFGRAQQEWKRSLGVDVQGWWKMLMQVVVGTANWKSGRIEDPLHPLLFIAIIALAYCLWRWRSRFNPVKVGYGFCVLVLALWLLAGDPLLNTVAVLGGIYLLWHMRHQLTTIAIAYGFCGLGLLLVSGSTWSLTRLVYGIISLPIALSLLLSRHPRWGYITLVFFTILLILFSVRFAQELWIA, encoded by the coding sequence ATGAGAAATGAATTAAGATTTGCTGCTTGTATGTGGCTGCTGAGCCGCTCGGTGGTAGCAGTAGCGATGTTATTCATTGCACCTGCACTACCAAAACCACCAGGAGGCGTTATTCCTAATTTTGGTTGGCGAGTTTTTTCTCATTGGGATAGCGTCTTTTATCAACAGATTGCAACTTCTGGTTATGCAGGAGACAATGTTGCTTTTTTTCCGTTGTTTCCTCTGTGTATCCGTGCTTTGATGCTGCTGGGGTTATCAGCAGAAGTGGCGGGGGTATTAGTAAATAATTTGGCGTTTTTAGGCGCATTATTATTACTAGCTAATTGGATGGCTCGGCAGTATGGAACCAATGCAGCCCGGTGGAGTGCAGCCGTATTAGCTTGGTGTCCGCTGTCGTTGTTTGGTACGGTAGTCTACACGGAAGGGCTATATTTACTTTGCAGTACGGCAACCTTACGCGCTTTTGAATTTAAGCAGTATCCTGGGGTGGCGCTGTGGGGAATGTTGGCAACGGCGACTCGCCCAACTGGAATTGCGATCGTGCCTGCCTTAATTATCGCTGCTTGGAAAGAGCGCCGCCAATCGATCGCCTATCTTGCTAGCTTGGCAGCTGGCAGCGGTCTATTACTCTACAGCCTCTACTGTAGGATTTATTTAGGCGATTGGCTGGCTTTCGGACGCGCCCAGCAGGAATGGAAGCGATCGCTAGGGGTTGACGTACAAGGTTGGTGGAAGATGCTGATGCAAGTTGTTGTCGGCACTGCTAACTGGAAGTCTGGAAGGATCGAAGATCCGCTGCATCCGTTGTTGTTTATCGCGATAATTGCTTTGGCTTATTGTCTTTGGCGCTGGCGTAGCCGATTCAATCCAGTTAAGGTAGGCTATGGTTTTTGCGTACTCGTTTTGGCTTTGTGGCTGTTAGCAGGCGATCCGTTGCTGAATACGGTTGCTGTTTTAGGTGGTATCTATTTGTTATGGCATATGCGCCACCAACTAACTACTATAGCGATCGCCTATGGTTTTTGTGGTTTAGGATTGTTACTTGTTTCTGGTAGTACTTGGTCATTGACTCGGTTAGTTTACGGAATCATCTCGTTACCAATTGCACTTAGTTTATTACTCTCCCGCCATCCACGTTGGGGATATATAACATTAGTTTTTTTCACCATTTTACTAATCTTATTCTCAGTCAGATTTGCCCAAGAACTTTGGATAGCCTGA